From the genome of Streptomyces sp. NBC_00659, one region includes:
- a CDS encoding vWA domain-containing protein: MHSDYPPTLPAEYADIEFENNAQRLPLVLCLDISSSMAGQPIQTLNNALAEWTRELHDDVSLSYSVEVAVVTFGGPGVTAWRGPQLLPPHAPVSPFVPAHMFHPPQLAAAGVTLMTEALELSMNIIAARKAELRASGLQYYRPQICLVTDGLPTDATGHLTDSWHRLIPVLADEQQARRFRLYAIGVGGITDRGEQVLRSFAPKFNARLQGFPFRELLQMMSASANAEQKGAGDEVFEKIFSQFKTQRPAWES, encoded by the coding sequence ATGCACAGCGACTACCCGCCCACGCTGCCGGCGGAGTACGCCGACATCGAGTTCGAGAACAACGCGCAGCGGCTGCCGCTCGTCCTGTGCCTCGACATCTCCAGCTCCATGGCGGGTCAGCCCATCCAGACGCTCAACAACGCGCTCGCCGAGTGGACCCGGGAACTGCACGACGACGTCAGCCTCAGCTACAGCGTCGAGGTCGCCGTGGTCACCTTCGGCGGCCCCGGCGTCACCGCCTGGCGCGGACCCCAGCTCCTGCCCCCGCACGCGCCGGTGAGCCCCTTCGTGCCGGCGCACATGTTCCACCCGCCGCAGCTCGCCGCCGCCGGGGTCACCCTGATGACCGAGGCCCTGGAACTGTCGATGAACATCATCGCCGCCCGCAAGGCCGAGCTGCGCGCCTCCGGACTCCAGTACTACCGGCCGCAGATCTGTCTCGTCACCGACGGACTGCCCACCGATGCCACGGGTCATCTCACCGACTCCTGGCACCGGTTGATCCCGGTCCTCGCCGACGAGCAGCAGGCCCGCCGCTTCCGGCTGTACGCGATCGGGGTCGGCGGCATCACGGACCGGGGCGAGCAGGTGCTCCGGTCCTTCGCGCCGAAGTTCAACGCCCGGCTCCAGGGATTCCCGTTCCGCGAGCTGCTCCAGATGATGTCCGCGAGCGCCAACGCCGAGCAGAAGGGCGCGGGTGACGAGGTCTTCGAGAAGATCTTCAGCCAGTTCAAGACGCAGCGCCCGGCCTGGGAATCCTGA
- a CDS encoding PP2C family serine/threonine-protein phosphatase: MTAADERDTPWRIHGMSVEGYRHRRQGQPCQDACAHTVRASVAVLAVADGAGSRPRSEEGARLAVDLATEHFARRAASAADRRPGKAVRELLRDAFHDVSKVFLDRTGADAADFATTLTVVVLARGWLGHLSVGDGFVVLRAGTEDGERQFHLLPQPAAASEYSNETVFLTSPDAARWVHTDCVSDNGIDGVLLSTDGLAQAALNRSTGGALSPNTSFAEAVFRSLDAPGPVTASAHEGLGTLLRSDRLTALNADDKTLLRAVLKARP, translated from the coding sequence ATGACCGCAGCCGACGAGAGGGACACGCCGTGGCGGATCCACGGAATGAGCGTCGAGGGATACCGGCACCGCCGTCAGGGGCAGCCCTGCCAGGACGCCTGCGCGCACACGGTGAGGGCGTCCGTCGCGGTCCTCGCCGTCGCCGACGGCGCGGGCAGCCGGCCGCGTTCGGAGGAGGGCGCCCGGCTCGCGGTCGACCTGGCCACCGAGCACTTCGCGCGCCGGGCCGCCAGCGCGGCGGACCGGCGTCCCGGCAAGGCGGTGCGCGAGCTTCTGCGGGACGCCTTCCACGACGTCTCCAAGGTGTTCCTGGACCGCACGGGCGCCGACGCGGCGGACTTCGCGACCACGCTCACCGTGGTCGTGCTCGCGCGCGGCTGGCTCGGTCATCTGTCCGTGGGGGACGGCTTCGTCGTCCTGCGGGCCGGTACGGAGGACGGTGAGCGGCAGTTCCATCTGCTGCCGCAGCCGGCCGCGGCCAGCGAGTACAGCAACGAGACGGTCTTCCTCACCTCGCCGGACGCGGCCCGCTGGGTGCACACCGACTGCGTGTCCGACAACGGGATCGACGGGGTGCTGCTGTCCACCGACGGACTGGCGCAGGCCGCGCTCAACCGGTCCACGGGCGGCGCGCTGTCCCCGAACACGTCCTTCGCCGAGGCCGTGTTCCGCTCGCTCGACGCCCCCGGTCCGGTGACCGCGAGCGCCCACGAGGGCCTGGGGACCCTGCTCCGCTCGGACCGGCTCACCGCCCTCAACGCCGACGACAAGACCCTGCTGCGGGCCGTGCTCAAGGCGCGGCCATGA
- a CDS encoding substrate-binding and vWA domain-containing protein, with protein MRALRRAAGAALALLAVTACTAQEEPRSGDDGAPRPGTLRILASSELGDMKPVLDRIRRDTGITVRPTYMGTLAAVDLIARGASDDRFDALWLSSDDYLHLRPEAAKKVVSETPVMSSPVALGVKPDTVRALGWKPDDVTWSQVEKAVADGKLTYGMTDPAHSNSGFSTLISVASALSGAQSALTDADVARATPRLREFFAGQKLTSGSSGWLATAYERRGTVDALLNYESVLMGVKGLTVIRPRDGVVTADYPLSSLAATSRDTRDDVRRLAEALRAPATQKLITERTHRRPVVASVAPAAGLDTGRRRELPFPGSRSVADRLLDSYENKLRRPSRTVYVLDTSGSMGGERIERLRKALGNLTGDFRDREEVTLMPFGSAVKSVRTHVVRPENPRTGLDAIHEDVLALKASGDTAIYTSLEKAYGHLGADDDTFTSIVLMTDGENTRGASPSDFEAFYRRLPDGQREIPVFPILFGDSDRGELQHIADLTGGRLFDAQKGSLDGAFEEIRGYQ; from the coding sequence ATGAGAGCGCTCCGACGGGCGGCCGGCGCCGCCCTGGCCCTGCTCGCCGTCACGGCCTGCACGGCCCAGGAGGAGCCGAGGTCCGGGGACGACGGGGCACCGCGGCCCGGCACCCTCCGGATCCTCGCCTCCAGCGAACTCGGCGACATGAAGCCGGTGCTCGACCGAATCCGGCGGGACACCGGCATCACGGTCAGACCCACCTACATGGGCACCCTCGCCGCCGTGGACCTGATCGCGCGGGGCGCCTCGGACGACAGGTTCGACGCCCTGTGGCTCTCCTCCGACGACTATCTGCATCTGCGCCCGGAGGCCGCGAAGAAGGTCGTCTCGGAGACACCGGTCATGTCGAGCCCGGTGGCCCTCGGCGTGAAGCCGGACACGGTGCGGGCCCTCGGCTGGAAACCGGACGACGTCACCTGGTCGCAGGTGGAGAAGGCCGTGGCGGACGGGAAGCTCACGTACGGCATGACCGATCCGGCCCACTCCAACTCCGGTTTCTCCACACTGATCTCGGTGGCCTCGGCCCTGTCCGGCGCCCAGTCGGCGCTCACGGACGCCGACGTGGCCAGGGCGACACCCCGGCTGCGGGAGTTCTTCGCGGGGCAGAAGCTGACGTCGGGTTCATCCGGCTGGCTGGCCACCGCCTACGAACGCCGCGGCACCGTGGACGCCCTGCTCAACTACGAGTCCGTCCTCATGGGCGTGAAGGGCCTGACCGTCATCCGCCCGCGCGACGGCGTGGTGACGGCGGACTATCCGCTCTCCTCCCTCGCCGCGACCTCCAGGGACACCCGCGACGACGTGCGGCGCCTCGCCGAGGCACTGCGCGCGCCGGCCACCCAGAAGCTGATCACCGAGCGGACACACCGCCGTCCGGTCGTCGCCTCCGTCGCCCCGGCGGCCGGACTCGACACCGGCCGCCGGCGTGAACTCCCCTTCCCCGGAAGCCGGTCCGTCGCCGACCGGCTGCTCGACTCGTACGAGAACAAGCTGCGCCGGCCGTCCAGGACCGTGTACGTCCTCGACACCTCGGGCTCGATGGGCGGCGAGCGCATCGAGCGGCTGAGGAAGGCGCTCGGCAATCTGACCGGCGACTTCCGCGACCGTGAGGAAGTGACGCTGATGCCGTTCGGGTCGGCGGTCAAGAGTGTCCGCACGCACGTCGTCCGCCCCGAGAACCCCAGGACCGGGCTCGACGCCATCCACGAGGACGTCCTCGCCCTGAAAGCCTCCGGCGACACCGCGATCTACACCTCCCTGGAGAAGGCGTACGGACATCTGGGCGCCGACGACGACACGTTCACGTCGATCGTGCTGATGACGGACGGCGAGAACACCAGGGGCGCGAGCCCGTCCGACTTCGAAGCCTTCTACCGGCGGCTGCCGGACGGACAACGGGAGATCCCCGTCTTCCCCATCCTGTTCGGCGACTCCGACCGCGGCGAGCTCCAGCACATCGCCGACCTGACCGGCGGCCGTCTCTTCGACGCCCAGAAGGGCTCGCTCGACGGCGCCTTCGAGGAGATCCGTGGCTACCAGTAG
- a CDS encoding toxic anion resistance protein translates to MTTDDTFTLTPPEAVAPVPREKAGGLVPVDPGVQDEMARRAAEYIDGLAVLDARSPEFAGKVGEIAGLGSTEMRGAAAQSNRMLERTIRSLPSKGEDAQSHVAGSLVELRRVVEDLDPRDLSASKGRKFLSRLPGGNKLRDHVAKYASAQGTLNKIVGSLRGGQDELRRDNAALQTERVRLWETMGKLQEYVVLTQALDTAVEEHIAGVDAADPAQADTLRSDVLFPVRQKHQDLLTQLAVCAQGYLAMDVVRRNNDELIKGVDRAATTTVSALRISVMLASALDNQRKVVEQVNALRGTTEDLIRGNAEMLATQSGEIQRIAADPAVGAETLRTAFQEIYRTLDAIDTYKVRATETMAATVESLTSELQNAGAYLERSRTRGALDGGQG, encoded by the coding sequence GTGACCACTGACGACACATTCACCCTCACGCCGCCCGAGGCCGTTGCCCCCGTGCCCCGTGAGAAGGCCGGCGGACTCGTCCCCGTCGACCCCGGTGTGCAGGACGAGATGGCGCGACGCGCCGCCGAGTACATCGACGGTCTCGCCGTCCTGGACGCGCGCTCCCCCGAATTCGCCGGCAAGGTCGGGGAGATCGCGGGCCTGGGGTCGACCGAGATGCGCGGCGCCGCCGCCCAGTCCAACCGCATGCTGGAGCGGACGATCCGCAGCCTGCCCTCCAAGGGCGAGGACGCGCAGTCGCACGTCGCGGGCTCGCTCGTCGAACTCCGGCGTGTGGTCGAGGACCTGGACCCGCGCGACCTGTCCGCGAGCAAGGGCAGGAAGTTCCTGTCCAGGCTGCCGGGCGGCAACAAGCTGCGCGACCACGTCGCCAAGTACGCCTCCGCGCAAGGTACCTTGAACAAGATCGTCGGCTCGCTGCGCGGCGGCCAGGACGAACTGCGCCGGGACAACGCGGCACTGCAGACCGAACGCGTCCGGCTCTGGGAGACGATGGGCAAGCTCCAGGAGTACGTCGTGCTCACCCAGGCCCTGGACACAGCGGTCGAGGAGCACATCGCGGGCGTCGACGCCGCCGACCCCGCGCAGGCCGACACCCTCCGCTCCGACGTGCTCTTCCCCGTCCGGCAGAAGCACCAGGACCTGCTCACCCAGCTCGCGGTGTGCGCCCAGGGCTATCTGGCGATGGACGTGGTCCGGCGCAACAACGACGAACTCATCAAGGGCGTCGACCGCGCGGCCACCACCACGGTCTCCGCGCTGCGCATCTCGGTCATGCTCGCCTCCGCGCTCGACAACCAGCGCAAGGTCGTCGAACAGGTCAACGCCCTGCGCGGCACGACGGAGGACCTCATCCGCGGCAACGCCGAGATGCTCGCCACCCAGAGCGGAGAGATCCAACGCATCGCCGCCGACCCGGCCGTCGGCGCCGAGACCCTGCGCACCGCCTTCCAGGAGATCTACCGCACCCTCGACGCGATCGACACCTACAAGGTCCGGGCGACCGAGACGATGGCCGCGACCGTGGAGTCCCTGACCTCCGAACTCCAGAACGCCGGAGCCTACCTGGAGCGCAGCCGCACGCGGGGCGCCCTGGACGGCGGGCAGGGATGA
- a CDS encoding substrate-binding domain-containing protein: MRRIAGIVLAVLLIGGVAAAVVAGRNDQDKGTATKTVHGMIGSEKAEFFSDPDVVKALAAKGYTVRTETSGSWAMDGLDLKGYDFAFPSSQAPADELADKYHVRRPLPRPFYSPLVVVAHRSAAQVLAANGLATLDKNSGTLKMAAYLDAARHERTWQQLKGAEAHGELTGTLYIASTDPETSNSGALYLAAASYVADGGRVAADEAAVGRTASLMHRLISVQGAQQPSTDAAFGDFVSGAGNPLVLVYESQVAALLTEGQDTGDLTVLYPDTTANSDHTVVPLTPEGRALGELLSTEPALRKLAVRHGFRPQGATGEFTAATAGRAAYVNQKLSGVRQAPVPAYKVLHEMARRAGN, translated from the coding sequence GTGAGACGCATCGCGGGAATCGTCCTGGCGGTCCTGTTGATCGGCGGAGTGGCAGCAGCCGTCGTCGCAGGCCGCAATGATCAGGACAAGGGCACGGCAACGAAGACCGTGCACGGAATGATCGGTTCGGAGAAGGCGGAGTTCTTCTCCGATCCGGATGTGGTGAAGGCCCTCGCCGCCAAGGGCTACACCGTGAGGACGGAGACCTCCGGGTCCTGGGCCATGGACGGCCTGGACCTCAAGGGGTACGACTTCGCCTTCCCTTCCAGCCAGGCCCCGGCCGACGAGCTCGCGGACAAGTACCACGTCCGCCGGCCGCTGCCCCGGCCCTTCTACTCGCCCCTCGTCGTGGTGGCCCACCGCAGCGCGGCGCAGGTCCTCGCCGCCAACGGACTGGCCACCCTCGACAAGAACAGCGGCACGCTGAAGATGGCCGCCTATCTGGACGCGGCCCGGCACGAGCGGACCTGGCAGCAGCTCAAGGGCGCCGAGGCGCACGGTGAACTGACCGGCACGCTCTACATCGCCAGCACCGACCCGGAGACGTCCAACTCCGGCGCCCTCTACCTCGCCGCCGCGTCCTATGTCGCCGACGGCGGGCGCGTCGCCGCCGACGAGGCCGCCGTCGGACGCACCGCGTCCCTGATGCACCGGCTCATCAGCGTCCAGGGCGCGCAGCAGCCCAGCACCGACGCCGCGTTCGGCGACTTCGTCAGCGGTGCCGGCAACCCGCTCGTCCTCGTCTACGAGTCCCAGGTCGCCGCCCTGCTCACCGAGGGCCAGGACACCGGCGACCTCACGGTCCTCTACCCGGACACCACGGCGAACAGCGACCACACGGTCGTACCGCTCACGCCCGAGGGCCGCGCGCTGGGTGAACTCCTCAGCACCGAACCGGCGTTGCGCAAGCTCGCCGTCCGGCACGGGTTCCGGCCGCAGGGCGCCACCGGCGAGTTCACTGCGGCCACCGCCGGCCGTGCCGCGTATGTCAACCAGAAGCTGTCCGGCGTCCGGCAGGCGCCCGTGCCCGCCTACAAGGTGCTGCACGAGATGGCGCGCCGGGCCGGGAACTAG
- a CDS encoding SCO4983 family protein — protein MYEPIRSKSVHTMAGAPSSDFPHRSREEELDIQLAGHLAALLAVTDEIRAIAPSADLDAGAERLAEQVTRLRGEAPVRAVAATASGASRLTALHRRAHTLAGRALVVAASRADTAAAILSAERMDAHAPALEPRELATR, from the coding sequence ATGTACGAACCGATCCGCTCGAAGTCGGTCCACACGATGGCCGGCGCCCCCTCCTCCGACTTCCCCCACCGGTCGCGCGAGGAGGAGCTGGACATCCAGCTCGCCGGTCACCTCGCGGCACTGCTCGCCGTCACGGACGAGATCCGCGCGATCGCACCGTCCGCCGATCTGGACGCCGGCGCCGAGCGGCTCGCCGAGCAGGTGACCCGGCTGCGCGGCGAGGCCCCGGTGCGCGCCGTGGCCGCCACGGCGTCCGGCGCGTCGCGCCTCACGGCCCTCCACCGGCGGGCCCACACCCTCGCGGGCCGCGCCCTGGTCGTCGCGGCCTCCCGCGCCGACACGGCCGCGGCGATCCTCTCCGCCGAGCGCATGGACGCCCACGCGCCGGCCCTCGAACCCCGCGAGCTGGCCACCCGCTGA
- a CDS encoding pyridoxal phosphate-dependent aminotransferase, translating into MQVIQSTKLANVCYEIRGPVLEEAMRLEAAGHRILKLNTGNPAAFGFECPPEILEDILRNVSSAHGYGDAKGLLAARRAVVMHNQTLGIETDVDHVFIGNGVSELIVMAMQALLDDGDEVLVPAPDYPLWTAAVSLSGGTAVHYRCDEQSDWMPDLADVERKITDRTKAIVIINPNNPTGAVYDDAMLRGLTDIARRHNLLVCSDEIYDKILYDGATHTATAKIAPDLLTLTFNGMSKAYRVAGYRVGWMSVSGPRAHASSYIEGLTILANMRLCANMPGQHGVVAALSGRQTINDLVLPGGRLKEQRDVAHELLTQIPGVTCVKPKGALYLFPRLDPKVFKVKDDRQMVLDLLRAEKIMVVQGTGFNWPEPDHFRVVTLPTVADLTDAVTRIGTFLDGYGQP; encoded by the coding sequence ATGCAGGTGATCCAGTCCACGAAGCTCGCCAACGTCTGCTACGAGATCCGGGGTCCGGTTCTTGAGGAGGCGATGCGGCTCGAAGCGGCCGGTCACCGCATCCTCAAGCTCAACACGGGCAACCCGGCCGCCTTCGGGTTCGAGTGCCCACCGGAGATCCTCGAGGACATCCTCCGCAACGTCTCCTCGGCGCACGGTTACGGCGACGCCAAGGGCCTGCTGGCCGCCCGCCGCGCGGTCGTGATGCACAACCAGACCCTCGGCATCGAGACGGACGTGGATCACGTCTTCATCGGCAACGGCGTCTCCGAGCTCATCGTGATGGCGATGCAGGCGCTGCTGGACGACGGCGACGAGGTGCTCGTACCGGCCCCGGACTACCCGCTGTGGACCGCGGCGGTCTCGCTGTCCGGCGGCACGGCCGTGCACTACCGCTGTGACGAGCAGTCCGACTGGATGCCCGACCTCGCGGACGTGGAGCGGAAGATCACCGACCGCACCAAGGCGATCGTCATCATCAACCCGAACAACCCGACGGGCGCGGTCTACGACGACGCGATGCTCCGGGGGCTGACGGACATCGCGCGGCGGCACAACCTGCTGGTCTGCTCCGACGAGATCTACGACAAGATCCTGTACGACGGCGCCACGCACACCGCGACCGCCAAGATCGCCCCCGATCTGCTCACCCTCACCTTCAACGGCATGTCGAAGGCGTACCGGGTGGCGGGCTACCGCGTCGGCTGGATGTCGGTCTCGGGGCCGCGCGCGCACGCCTCCTCCTACATAGAGGGCCTGACGATCCTCGCGAACATGCGGCTGTGCGCGAACATGCCGGGGCAGCACGGAGTGGTGGCGGCGCTCAGCGGACGCCAGACGATCAACGACCTGGTCCTGCCGGGCGGGCGCCTGAAGGAGCAGCGGGACGTCGCGCACGAGCTGCTGACGCAGATCCCGGGTGTGACGTGTGTGAAGCCGAAGGGCGCGCTGTATCTGTTCCCGCGCCTCGACCCGAAGGTCTTCAAGGTCAAGGACGACCGGCAGATGGTGCTCGACCTGCTGCGGGCCGAGAAGATCATGGTCGTCCAGGGGACGGGCTTCAACTGGCCCGAGCCGGACCACTTCCGGGTGGTCACCCTGCCGACGGTCGCGGATCTGACGGACGCGGTGACCCGGATCGGCACGTTCCTGGACGGCTACGGCCAGCCGTGA
- a CDS encoding RNA-guided endonuclease InsQ/TnpB family protein, with protein MQKLSRRWARVKVPGCGWVRFRLSRNGKGSELPKAKTFRVTCRNGRWHIAFAVVPAPVEAPGTGEIIGIDRGVAITAALSGGRKLNCPQLTVKERAQVRKHQRRAARAPKGSERKAAEYAKVARLRACEADRRKDWCEKTSTMLARSYGLVRFEKLNIKNMTRSARGTTEQPGRQVRQKAGLNRAILAQGWGLLRRRTEHKAPGRVEDVPAPYTSLRCSACGWIDKNSRKSQAEFVCSCCGFTCNADTNAAVNVAAGQGGIPRPRRTAGAGGVTTATGRSSTREPQPIRVGIPLFQEGEDVK; from the coding sequence ATGCAGAAGCTCAGTCGGCGGTGGGCGCGGGTGAAGGTGCCCGGCTGCGGCTGGGTCCGCTTCCGGCTCAGCCGCAACGGCAAGGGCTCTGAACTGCCGAAGGCGAAGACGTTCCGTGTCACCTGCCGCAACGGCCGGTGGCACATCGCGTTCGCCGTCGTCCCCGCACCCGTCGAGGCGCCCGGCACGGGCGAGATCATCGGCATCGACCGGGGCGTGGCAATCACGGCCGCCCTCTCCGGCGGGCGGAAGTTGAACTGCCCGCAGCTCACCGTGAAGGAACGCGCGCAGGTCCGTAAACACCAGCGACGTGCCGCACGCGCTCCGAAGGGCAGTGAGCGCAAGGCCGCCGAGTACGCCAAGGTGGCCAGGCTCAGGGCGTGTGAAGCCGACCGGCGCAAGGACTGGTGCGAGAAGACCTCGACGATGCTGGCCCGCAGCTACGGCCTGGTGCGGTTCGAGAAGCTGAACATCAAGAACATGACCCGCTCGGCCAGGGGAACCACCGAGCAGCCCGGCAGGCAGGTCAGGCAGAAGGCCGGGCTGAACCGGGCGATCCTGGCCCAGGGCTGGGGCCTGCTCCGCCGGCGCACCGAACACAAGGCCCCGGGCCGGGTCGAGGACGTCCCCGCCCCCTACACCAGTCTGCGCTGCAGTGCCTGCGGTTGGATCGACAAGAACTCGCGCAAGAGCCAAGCCGAGTTCGTCTGCTCCTGCTGCGGCTTCACCTGCAACGCCGACACCAACGCAGCAGTCAATGTCGCGGCAGGACAGGGCGGGATCCCCCGCCCCCGGCGAACAGCCGGTGCCGGAGGGGTGACAACGGCCACCGGCCGTTCGAGCACCCGTGAACCCCAACCCATACGGGTCGGAATCCCCCTCTTTCAAGAGGGGGAGGATGTCAAGTGA
- a CDS encoding S1 family peptidase: protein MRKPLVAVLFALVLSGAGAAPAGAAPAPHAAPASHSAPARVSAPAATAGAEAAPTLQAVSLAGTVALSNCSGSVIRFPNSADSAPALVLSNGHCLETGFPDPGEVIVGQSSSRTFSLLNSAGTKVATLRASKVAYSTMTDTDVTIYQLTSTYTTIKNSYGISALTVQDTHPVAGTAITVASGYWKRLYNCSIDGFAYRLKEGDWTWKDSVRYTSACNTIGGTSGSPVVDQSTGKVVAVNNTGNEDGETCTVNNPCEVDASGNVTVREGINYAEETYQIPACFTTGNQLNLSASGCVLPKP, encoded by the coding sequence ATGAGAAAGCCTCTCGTCGCCGTACTGTTCGCCCTGGTGCTGTCCGGGGCGGGCGCGGCACCCGCGGGCGCGGCACCCGCTCCCCACGCCGCACCCGCGTCCCACTCGGCTCCCGCGCGCGTGTCGGCCCCCGCCGCCACGGCCGGCGCCGAGGCGGCGCCCACCCTCCAGGCCGTCAGCCTGGCCGGGACCGTCGCGCTCAGCAACTGCTCCGGCTCCGTCATCCGCTTCCCCAACTCGGCGGACAGCGCCCCGGCGCTCGTGCTCTCCAACGGCCACTGCCTGGAGACCGGTTTCCCGGACCCCGGTGAGGTGATCGTCGGCCAGTCGTCCAGCCGCACCTTCAGCCTGCTCAACTCGGCGGGCACCAAGGTCGCGACCCTGCGCGCGAGCAAGGTCGCGTACTCGACCATGACCGACACGGACGTCACGATCTATCAGCTCACCAGCACGTACACGACCATCAAGAACTCGTACGGCATCAGCGCGTTGACCGTGCAGGACACGCACCCGGTCGCCGGCACCGCCATCACCGTGGCCTCCGGCTACTGGAAGCGGCTCTACAACTGCAGCATCGACGGGTTCGCGTACCGCCTCAAGGAGGGTGACTGGACCTGGAAGGACTCGGTCCGCTACACCTCCGCCTGCAACACCATCGGCGGCACCTCGGGCTCACCGGTCGTCGACCAGTCCACCGGCAAGGTCGTCGCCGTCAACAACACCGGCAACGAGGACGGTGAGACCTGCACGGTGAACAACCCGTGCGAGGTCGACGCGAGCGGCAACGTCACCGTCCGTGAAGGCATCAACTACGCCGAGGAGACCTACCAGATCCCGGCCTGCTTCACGACCGGCAACCAGCTGAACCTGAGCGCGAGCGGCTGCGTCCTGCCCAAGCCGTAG
- a CDS encoding N-acyl-D-amino-acid deacylase family protein codes for MDHADLVIQDVDVADGSGAPTYRADVAVKGGRIVAIVQEAAAAGCQRPRGTRELDAEGLVLAPGFIDMHAHSDLALLRDPDHSAKAAQGVTLEVIGQDGLSYAPVDDRTLAEVRRTITGWNGDGDDIDFTWRSVGEYLDRLDHGFDGEGIAVNAAYLVPQGTVRMLAVGWEDREATPRELDRMRQLVADGLREGAVGMSSGLTYTPGMYAGDAELTSLCRVVAEYGGYYCPHHRSYGAGALEAYAEMVALTREAGCPLHLAHATMNFGVNEGRAPELLALLDKALAQGADITLDTYPYTPGCTTLAAMLPSWAGVGGPEAVLTRLRDDATAERVRHHLEAVGSDGCHGVPIAWETIEISGVSDPALGSYVGRTVQESADLRGEEPWTTARRLLVEDRLGPTILQHVGHEENVRTIMRHRVHTGGSDGILHGAKPHPRAYGTFPHYLGRYVRELGVLTLEECVARLTGRPAARLRLPDRGLVREGYRADLVLFDPATVAAGSTFAAPRTLPTGIPHVLIDGRFVIEDGRRTGVLAGRAVRRTA; via the coding sequence ATGGACCACGCCGACCTGGTCATCCAGGACGTGGACGTCGCCGACGGCAGCGGCGCGCCGACGTATCGCGCGGACGTGGCCGTCAAGGGCGGCCGGATCGTCGCGATCGTCCAGGAGGCCGCGGCGGCCGGCTGCCAACGGCCGCGCGGCACACGGGAACTGGACGCCGAGGGTCTGGTCCTGGCCCCCGGCTTCATCGACATGCACGCGCACAGCGATCTCGCGCTGCTGCGGGACCCGGACCACAGCGCGAAGGCCGCCCAGGGCGTGACCCTCGAAGTCATCGGCCAGGACGGCCTGTCGTACGCGCCGGTCGACGACCGCACGCTCGCCGAGGTCCGCCGGACGATCACCGGCTGGAACGGCGACGGAGACGACATCGACTTCACCTGGCGTTCCGTCGGCGAGTACCTGGACCGGCTCGACCACGGCTTCGACGGCGAGGGCATCGCGGTCAACGCCGCCTACCTCGTCCCCCAGGGAACCGTCCGCATGCTCGCCGTCGGCTGGGAGGACCGCGAGGCGACCCCCCGGGAGCTGGACCGGATGCGGCAGTTGGTCGCGGACGGGCTGCGGGAGGGCGCGGTCGGCATGTCCTCGGGACTGACGTACACCCCCGGGATGTACGCCGGGGACGCCGAACTCACCTCCCTGTGCCGGGTGGTGGCCGAGTACGGCGGCTACTACTGTCCGCACCACCGCTCGTACGGGGCGGGCGCCCTGGAGGCGTACGCGGAGATGGTGGCCCTCACCCGTGAGGCGGGCTGCCCGCTCCATCTCGCCCACGCCACCATGAACTTCGGAGTGAACGAGGGGAGGGCGCCGGAGCTCCTCGCCCTGCTGGACAAGGCGCTGGCACAGGGCGCCGACATCACCCTCGACACCTATCCGTACACCCCGGGGTGCACCACCCTGGCGGCGATGCTGCCGAGCTGGGCGGGCGTGGGCGGCCCGGAGGCGGTGCTCACCCGGCTGCGGGACGACGCCACCGCCGAACGGGTCCGCCACCATCTGGAGGCCGTGGGCTCGGACGGCTGCCACGGCGTCCCCATCGCGTGGGAGACGATCGAGATCTCCGGTGTGAGCGACCCCGCCCTCGGGTCGTACGTCGGCCGGACCGTCCAGGAGTCCGCCGACCTGCGCGGCGAGGAACCCTGGACCACCGCCCGGCGGCTGCTGGTCGAGGACCGGCTCGGCCCCACGATCCTCCAGCACGTCGGCCACGAGGAGAACGTCCGGACGATCATGCGGCACCGTGTGCACACCGGCGGCTCGGACGGCATCCTGCACGGCGCCAAACCGCACCCGCGCGCCTACGGCACCTTCCCGCACTATCTCGGCCGGTACGTACGGGAGTTGGGCGTCCTGACACTGGAGGAGTGCGTCGCTCGTCTCACCGGCAGGCCCGCCGCCCGGCTGCGGCTGCCCGACCGCGGCCTGGTCCGCGAGGGGTACCGCGCCGACCTGGTCCTCTTCGACCCGGCGACGGTCGCGGCGGGCTCGACCTTCGCGGCCCCGCGCACACTGCCGACCGGCATCCCGCACGTCCTGATCGACGGCCGTTTCGTCATCGAGGACGGACGCCGGACCGGCGTGCTGGCGGGACGGGCGGTCCGCCGAACGGCGTGA